A single genomic interval of Helianthus annuus cultivar XRQ/B chromosome 13, HanXRQr2.0-SUNRISE, whole genome shotgun sequence harbors:
- the LOC110898764 gene encoding serine/arginine-rich splicing factor RS41 isoform X3, translated as MEDERDAGDAIRALDRYEFGRKGRRLRVEWTKQERNVREPVSSKRSSSNSRPSKTLFVINFDPYNTRTRDLERHFDPYGKILNIRIRRNFAFIQYELQEDATKALESTNMSKLMDRVISVEYAIKDDDDRKNGSSPGGHDRSPRRRSDDRGRSQSPYRRERGSPDYGRGRDRGSPDYGRGRGRSPSPHRRDRGSPVYDRGSSLGANGKGRARNADYRRDASPSPRRERERTRSPRGSNPKERTSPEYEHGAIVSPQSEGRVSPNDYPREPSPDPKPDTHDSPGYNSGAESPPERYRSRSPEARERSRS; from the exons ATGGAAGATGAAAGAGACGCTGGAGACGCAATTCGTGCACTTGACCGTTATGAATTTGGCAGGAAGGGACGCCGACTTCGTGTTGAGTGGACTAAg CAAGAACGCAATGTCAGAGAACCTGTAAGCTCTAAAAGGTCTTCATCTAATTCGAGGCCCTCAAAAACGTTGTTTGTTATCAATTTCGATCCGTATAACACTAGAACAAGGGATTTGGAGCGACACTTTGACCCTTATGGTAAGATTTTGAACATAAGGATCAGGAGGAATTTTGCTTTTATTCAGTATGAGCTACAAGAGGATGCCACCAAAGCTCTTGAATCTACTAATATGAG CAAGCTGATGGATCGGGTTATATCGGTTGAATACGCAATCAAAGATGACGATGACAGAAAGAACGGGAGTAGCCCTGGAGGTCATGACAGGTCTCCCCGTAGGAGAAGCGATGACAGGGGAAGGTCGCAAAGTCCATataggagagagagaggaagtccTGATTACGGGCGTGGACGTGACCGGGGCAGCCCAGATTATGGGCGTGGACGAGGGCGTAGCCCGAGCCCACACCGCAGGGACCGTGGCAGCCCTGTTTATGACCGTGGTTCTAGCCTTGGTGCTAATGGAAAGGGTAGGGCCCGCAACGCTGATTATCGACGTGATGCCAGCCCGAGTCCTCGTAGGGAGAGGGAAAGAACCAGAAGTCCTCGTGGGTCCAACCCAAAGGAAAGGACTAGCCCGGAATATGAACATGGTGCAATTGTGAGCCCTCAAAGTGAAGGTCGGGTTAGCCCTAATGACTATCCTCGTGAACCGAGCCCTGATCCTAAACCAGATACTCATGACAGTCCGGGTTATAATAGTGGAGCTGAAAGCCCACCCGAGCGTTACCGCAG TAGGTCGCCAGAAGCAAGGGAGAGATCGCGATCGTGA
- the LOC110898764 gene encoding serine/arginine-rich splicing factor RS40 isoform X2, with protein MRPIFCGNIEFDARQGDLERLFRKYGKVDRVDLKSGFAFIYMEDERDAGDAIRALDRYEFGRKGRRLRVEWTKQERNVREPVSSKRSSSNSRPSKTLFVINFDPYNTRTRDLERHFDPYGKILNIRIRRNFAFIQYELQEDATKALESTNMSKLMDRVISVEYAIKDDDDRKNGSSPGGHDRSPRRRSDDRGRSQSPYRRERGSPDYGRGRDRGSPDYGRGRGRSPSPHRRDRGSPVYDRGSSLGANGKGRARNADYRRDASPSPRRERERTRSPRGSNPKERTSPEYEHGAIVSPQSEGRVSPNDYPREPSPDPKPDTHDSPGYNSGAESPPERYRRSPEARERSRS; from the exons ATGAGGCCTATTTTCTGTGGAAACATTGAGTTCGATGCACGACAGGGTGATTTGGAGAGACTCTTTAGGAAATATGGAAAAGTTGATAGAGTGGATCTGAAGTCTG GGTTTGCTTTCATCTATATGGAAGATGAAAGAGACGCTGGAGACGCAATTCGTGCACTTGACCGTTATGAATTTGGCAGGAAGGGACGCCGACTTCGTGTTGAGTGGACTAAg CAAGAACGCAATGTCAGAGAACCTGTAAGCTCTAAAAGGTCTTCATCTAATTCGAGGCCCTCAAAAACGTTGTTTGTTATCAATTTCGATCCGTATAACACTAGAACAAGGGATTTGGAGCGACACTTTGACCCTTATGGTAAGATTTTGAACATAAGGATCAGGAGGAATTTTGCTTTTATTCAGTATGAGCTACAAGAGGATGCCACCAAAGCTCTTGAATCTACTAATATGAG CAAGCTGATGGATCGGGTTATATCGGTTGAATACGCAATCAAAGATGACGATGACAGAAAGAACGGGAGTAGCCCTGGAGGTCATGACAGGTCTCCCCGTAGGAGAAGCGATGACAGGGGAAGGTCGCAAAGTCCATataggagagagagaggaagtccTGATTACGGGCGTGGACGTGACCGGGGCAGCCCAGATTATGGGCGTGGACGAGGGCGTAGCCCGAGCCCACACCGCAGGGACCGTGGCAGCCCTGTTTATGACCGTGGTTCTAGCCTTGGTGCTAATGGAAAGGGTAGGGCCCGCAACGCTGATTATCGACGTGATGCCAGCCCGAGTCCTCGTAGGGAGAGGGAAAGAACCAGAAGTCCTCGTGGGTCCAACCCAAAGGAAAGGACTAGCCCGGAATATGAACATGGTGCAATTGTGAGCCCTCAAAGTGAAGGTCGGGTTAGCCCTAATGACTATCCTCGTGAACCGAGCCCTGATCCTAAACCAGATACTCATGACAGTCCGGGTTATAATAGTGGAGCTGAAAGCCCACCCGAGCGTTACCGCAG GTCGCCAGAAGCAAGGGAGAGATCGCGATCGTGA
- the LOC110898764 gene encoding serine/arginine-rich splicing factor RS40 isoform X1, whose protein sequence is MRPIFCGNIEFDARQGDLERLFRKYGKVDRVDLKSGFAFIYMEDERDAGDAIRALDRYEFGRKGRRLRVEWTKQERNVREPVSSKRSSSNSRPSKTLFVINFDPYNTRTRDLERHFDPYGKILNIRIRRNFAFIQYELQEDATKALESTNMSKLMDRVISVEYAIKDDDDRKNGSSPGGHDRSPRRRSDDRGRSQSPYRRERGSPDYGRGRDRGSPDYGRGRGRSPSPHRRDRGSPVYDRGSSLGANGKGRARNADYRRDASPSPRRERERTRSPRGSNPKERTSPEYEHGAIVSPQSEGRVSPNDYPREPSPDPKPDTHDSPGYNSGAESPPERYRSRSPEARERSRS, encoded by the exons ATGAGGCCTATTTTCTGTGGAAACATTGAGTTCGATGCACGACAGGGTGATTTGGAGAGACTCTTTAGGAAATATGGAAAAGTTGATAGAGTGGATCTGAAGTCTG GGTTTGCTTTCATCTATATGGAAGATGAAAGAGACGCTGGAGACGCAATTCGTGCACTTGACCGTTATGAATTTGGCAGGAAGGGACGCCGACTTCGTGTTGAGTGGACTAAg CAAGAACGCAATGTCAGAGAACCTGTAAGCTCTAAAAGGTCTTCATCTAATTCGAGGCCCTCAAAAACGTTGTTTGTTATCAATTTCGATCCGTATAACACTAGAACAAGGGATTTGGAGCGACACTTTGACCCTTATGGTAAGATTTTGAACATAAGGATCAGGAGGAATTTTGCTTTTATTCAGTATGAGCTACAAGAGGATGCCACCAAAGCTCTTGAATCTACTAATATGAG CAAGCTGATGGATCGGGTTATATCGGTTGAATACGCAATCAAAGATGACGATGACAGAAAGAACGGGAGTAGCCCTGGAGGTCATGACAGGTCTCCCCGTAGGAGAAGCGATGACAGGGGAAGGTCGCAAAGTCCATataggagagagagaggaagtccTGATTACGGGCGTGGACGTGACCGGGGCAGCCCAGATTATGGGCGTGGACGAGGGCGTAGCCCGAGCCCACACCGCAGGGACCGTGGCAGCCCTGTTTATGACCGTGGTTCTAGCCTTGGTGCTAATGGAAAGGGTAGGGCCCGCAACGCTGATTATCGACGTGATGCCAGCCCGAGTCCTCGTAGGGAGAGGGAAAGAACCAGAAGTCCTCGTGGGTCCAACCCAAAGGAAAGGACTAGCCCGGAATATGAACATGGTGCAATTGTGAGCCCTCAAAGTGAAGGTCGGGTTAGCCCTAATGACTATCCTCGTGAACCGAGCCCTGATCCTAAACCAGATACTCATGACAGTCCGGGTTATAATAGTGGAGCTGAAAGCCCACCCGAGCGTTACCGCAG TAGGTCGCCAGAAGCAAGGGAGAGATCGCGATCGTGA
- the LOC110898763 gene encoding traB domain-containing protein isoform X2: MWLLSYVEADIIFRAGIMYTSTDDTEAGPMLKSNPFSLSGSGLFGAVGRSINLGGQTALALRLLLATFSSKISSNINRPFGDEFRAARKASEEISAQVVLGDRPIEITLERAWNSLNWNEKLSLITSVLSGITSADQSKIDFKESTADQDTDFQLYEQLSFSYPSLLQPLIHERDTYIAWSLKRSKAVRNSKRVVGVIGRGHLNGVIYALISDLGDLRFRDLTGERRSTGGSLVETIVKSLVRDTIIGVVIWALYEQLKN, encoded by the exons ACATCATTTTCAGAGCAGGAATTATGTACACCTCAACTGATGACACCGAGGCCGGACCAATGCTAAAGTCCAACCCGTTTTCATTATCTGGTTCCGGGCTCTTTGGAGCCGTTGGTCGCAGCATCAATCTTG GTGGTCAAACAGCTCTAGCGTTACGCCTATTATTGGCAACATTTTCTTCAAAGATTTCTTCAAACATTAATCGCCCTTTTGGGGACGAG TTTCGTGCAGCACGAAAAGCTTCTGAGGAAATTAGTGCTCAGGTTGTACTAGGAGACCGGCCTATAGAAATAACG CTCGAAAGGGCGTGGAACTCGCTAAATTGGAATGAAAAACTAAGCCTCATTACCTCGGTTCTTAGTGGCATAACATCTGCAGACCAGTCAAAGATAGACTTTAAG GAATCAACAGCAGATCAAGACACTGATTTTCAACTTTACGAGCAATTGAGTTTCTCGTATCCGTCACTTCTGCAACCTTTGATCCACGAACGTGACACT TATATTGCTTGGTCGTTGAAGCGAAGCAAAGCCGTAAGAAACAGTAAAAGGGTGGTAGGGGTAATCGGAAGAGGACATTTGAACGGTGTGATTTATGCACTAATCTCGGATCTTGGAGACTTGCGGTTTCGTGATCTCACAGGAGAGAGGCGCTCGACTGGCGGGTCTTTGGTTGAAACCATTGTCAAAAGCTTGGTGAGAGACACGATAATCGGGGTTGTGATATGGGCTTTGTATGAACAGTTAAAGAACTGA